The following is a genomic window from Flavobacterium crassostreae.
TGTACGTTTGCAACATTTTTACCGTTTGGCATTTTTGATGCATAAAGGCAAAAAATTAAATTCGAATGAGTCGAATACTATGTATCAAATTTCTATTCGGATGGGTATAAATCCAGATGCCACGAAAAGAGTTTTAGTGCGCATGGACAAATCTCCTAGTGTGTCTCTATCTACAGAAAATTTGCAGGCTATTTATGATGAATTTTATTCTTAATTTAGTTGTTTTTGCAAATTTTTAATTTCATCTCGCAACTTTGCAGCATGCATAAAGTCCAGTTCTTTGGCGGCTTTTTCCATAGATTTGCGTTTTTCTCTAATTTGTTTTTCAATTTCGGCCTTAGATAAATAGCTGTTTTCTGGTTCTGCTACAGCGGCTGCGCCATAGCCTAATTCTTGTTCTATTAATGGGTTTTTGACAAAAGCGCTATCAATTTTTTTGTTTAACGCTTGGGGTACAAGATTGTTTTGCGTATTGAAATTAATTTGTTTTGTTCTACGGTAGCTTGTTTCGTCTATTGTTTTTTGCATGCTTGCCGTTATTTTATCGGCGTATAGTATGGCTTTTCCGTTCAAATTACGTGCTGCACGACCAATGGTTTGAGTAAGAGAGCGGTGGCTTCTTAAAAAACCTTCTTTGTCTGCGTCCAAAATAGCCACCAGAGACACCTCAGGTAGATCTAGCCCTTCCCGCAATAGATTAACTCCAATGAGTACATCAAACAGCCCTTTGCGTAGGTCTTGCATGATTTCAATACGTTCTAGCGTATCAATATCCGAATGTATGTAACGGCAACGAATGTTTACTTTGGTAAAATATTTGGCTAGTTCTTCGGCCATTCTTTTAGTTAAAGTAGTCACTAATACCCGCTCATCTAACTCGCAGCGCAGCTGAATTTCTTCAATTAAATCGTCTATTTGATTTAGGCTAGGTCTAATTTCAATGGTAGGGTCTAATAGTCCTGTTGGTCTAATGACTTGCTCCACTACTACACCTTCTGTTTTTTGTAATTCATAATCTGCAGGAGTGGCAGATACGTAGATAACTTGGTTTTGCATGGCCTCAAATTCATCAAATTTTAGCGGACGATTATCCATTGCTGCCGGTAGTCTAAAGCCATATTCTACTAAGTTCTCTTTTCTACTTCTGTCGCCACCATACATCGCATGAACTTGAGATAGTGTAACGTGACTTTCATCCACTACCATCAAAAAATCTTTAGGAAAATAGTCTAACAAACAAAAGGGTCTAGTTCCAGGGAGTCTACCATCTAGATAACGGGAATAATTTTCAATACCCGAGCAATAGCCGAGCTCCCGGATCATTTCTAAATCAAAATTAGTGCGCTCTTCAAGGCGTTTTGCTTCTAAATGTTTTCCTGTTTCTTTAAAATAATCTACCTGTTTTACTAAATCTTGTTGTATGTCCCAGATGGCACCTTGTAGTACATCCGGAGAGGTAACAAACATATTTGCGGGATAGATGGTTAGTTTTTCAAATTTTTCGAGTACTTCGGCCGTTTTGATATCAAAAGTTTCTATCTCTTCTATTTCGTCTCCAAAAAAATGAATTCGGAACGCATCATCCGCATAACTCGGATACACTTCAACAATATCACCTTTAATTCTAAAATTACCAGGGCCAAAATCTGCTTCGGTTCTAGAATACAAACTTTGCACCAACTGGTGCAGTAATTTGGTACGAGAGAGGATTTGGCCTCTTTCTATCTCGATAACGTTTTTTTGAAATTCTACAGGGTTTCCAATACCGTACAAACACGACACCGATGCCACAACCAACACATCTCTTCTGCCTGAGAGCAGGGACGAAGTGGTGCTCAAGCGCATTTTTTCGAGTTCTTCATTGATAGACAGATCTTTTTCAATAAAAACACCAGTTACTGGCATAAAAGCCTCGGGCTGGTAGTAGTCGTAGTAAGATACAAAATACTCCACCGCATTGTTCGGAAAAAATTGTTTGAACTCGGAGTATAATTGCGCCGCTAGGGTTTTATTATGCGCTAAAACCAAAGTTGGTCTTTGTACCTGCTCAATCACGTTGGCAACGGTAAAGGTTTTACCAGAACCGGTAACACCTAATAGTGTCTGAAATTTTTCGCCAGCAACAATACCATCACTTAATTTAGTAATGGCCTGTGGTTGGTCTCCTTTAGGTTGGTAATCGGATACTACTTGAAAATTCATAGATTTTGGGGCAAATTTTGAGAACCACAAAGTTACAAACTTTATACCACAAAAAAAGGCTTCTTGCTACGGACCAGCCTTAAGGACTTCTTTATCTATAAAAACAACAAAACAAATCCTATTTTGCCCAGCAATATTTTTACATCACACAACCAATTGCTAATCAAATTTCCATTCCTTTTGTTGTTCTTCGCTCAAAAACGTCCAAGCAACCATGCGGCTATTTTTTTGACCCTGCGCCATAGCAATCGTCTTTGTGGTAACTACATTTACTTTGTTCAAGGTTTTGTAAATGCTCGACAAATGCGATTGTTTGGCCACCAAAGTAGTAAACCACAAACATTGCATTGGGTATTTGGCACTTTCATAAATCAGTTGTTTTATAAAGCCCAGTTCGCCACCCTCACACCATAGTTCCGCATTCTGTCCGCCAAAATTCAATACCGCCTTAGTAACTTTTTGGCCCTGTAAATTGCTTAATTTTTTAAGAGCCGCTTTCTCAGCTTTAAGTTCAGAAGAGTGAAATGGTGGATTGCACATTGTAAAAGCAAATTTATCCTCTGGAGTTATAATGTTTTTAAACACAAACCGAGAAGAGAGCTGCAATTGCAAGCTAATAAAATCAATCAGTTTGGGGTTGTTTGCAATTATTTGGCTACAATTGGCAAGCGCTTTTTCGTCAACATCCGTTCCTACAAAACTCCATCCGTAGCTAGCATTTCCTAACAAAGGATAAATACAATTAGCACCTAAGCCAACATCCAGCCCTTCAACAGAAGCACCTTTCGGGAGCACCCCATTATTAGATTCTGCTAATAAATCCGCAATATAATGGATATAATCCACCCTGCCAGGAATAGGCGGACAGAGATAATTTTCTGGGATATCCCATTTTTGGATTCCGTAATAAGTAGTCAACAAAGCTTTGTTTAAGGTTTTCACTGCATCCGGAATACTAAAATCTAAGGTTTCAATATCGTGTTCATTAATGCCAATATACTTTTTTAATTCAGGGCAGTTTTCTACCAAAAGAGCAAAATCATATCGCAACCGATGCAAATTTCTGGGATGTAGGTTGGTTTTCTCTGTAATTTGTTTCAACATTATAAATAGGTTTCAAGGAGACAAAAAAACATTTTTTGTCAAAATCAGTAGCAAGTTATACAAAAACAAACACTTTTGTAAGTTTTAATACGTTGTTTTTAAATTAATCTTTGCACTCCATCAACAGCAAATCCCCATCCGTATGTTCAATAACCACCAGCCCATCCGATGCTACATGGTTGCTACTACCGGTTTTGTACCCTATAATCAAGTGGTCTTTTTTTAAAGGATAAAATAAATTTTCAGAATCAATACCAACCACCTTACCTACAGGAATTAAAGATATAGTTGTATTGGCTTCGTACCATTTTTCAAAACGTCTAGGCAACAAAAATACTTTAGAGTGGTCGTCTATAATCACAATTTTTAATTTGTCTCGGTATGGAACCATACTAGTCAAATTAGTGATCGTATGGTCCGCGCGTTTGCCAGTAGCCCAAACCACATTTACAGCAGGTATTTTTCTTTGGCACAAATAGTCAAATGCTTTTTCAAGATCCGTTTTATCTTGATTGGGAGCCACCACAATTTCCAGAGGATACTGTTTTTCTTGGTAGTATTGTGGATCAAAACCCCGATCAAAATCCCCAAGTAATACATCCACTTTTATATCCAACTGCATAACCCTTTCCATGGCAGCATCCAGTACAATAACCAGCGGAGACCATTCC
Proteins encoded in this region:
- the uvrB gene encoding excinuclease ABC subunit UvrB: MNFQVVSDYQPKGDQPQAITKLSDGIVAGEKFQTLLGVTGSGKTFTVANVIEQVQRPTLVLAHNKTLAAQLYSEFKQFFPNNAVEYFVSYYDYYQPEAFMPVTGVFIEKDLSINEELEKMRLSTTSSLLSGRRDVLVVASVSCLYGIGNPVEFQKNVIEIERGQILSRTKLLHQLVQSLYSRTEADFGPGNFRIKGDIVEVYPSYADDAFRIHFFGDEIEEIETFDIKTAEVLEKFEKLTIYPANMFVTSPDVLQGAIWDIQQDLVKQVDYFKETGKHLEAKRLEERTNFDLEMIRELGYCSGIENYSRYLDGRLPGTRPFCLLDYFPKDFLMVVDESHVTLSQVHAMYGGDRSRKENLVEYGFRLPAAMDNRPLKFDEFEAMQNQVIYVSATPADYELQKTEGVVVEQVIRPTGLLDPTIEIRPSLNQIDDLIEEIQLRCELDERVLVTTLTKRMAEELAKYFTKVNIRCRYIHSDIDTLERIEIMQDLRKGLFDVLIGVNLLREGLDLPEVSLVAILDADKEGFLRSHRSLTQTIGRAARNLNGKAILYADKITASMQKTIDETSYRRTKQINFNTQNNLVPQALNKKIDSAFVKNPLIEQELGYGAAAVAEPENSYLSKAEIEKQIREKRKSMEKAAKELDFMHAAKLRDEIKNLQKQLN
- the rlmF gene encoding 23S rRNA (adenine(1618)-N(6))-methyltransferase RlmF, encoding MMLKQITEKTNLHPRNLHRLRYDFALLVENCPELKKYIGINEHDIETLDFSIPDAVKTLNKALLTTYYGIQKWDIPENYLCPPIPGRVDYIHYIADLLAESNNGVLPKGASVEGLDVGLGANCIYPLLGNASYGWSFVGTDVDEKALANCSQIIANNPKLIDFISLQLQLSSRFVFKNIITPEDKFAFTMCNPPFHSSELKAEKAALKKLSNLQGQKVTKAVLNFGGQNAELWCEGGELGFIKQLIYESAKYPMQCLWFTTLVAKQSHLSSIYKTLNKVNVVTTKTIAMAQGQKNSRMVAWTFLSEEQQKEWKFD
- a CDS encoding thiamine diphosphokinase — its product is MSSHHIVREDQEPALIIANGASCDPELLGQLLEWSPLVIVLDAAMERVMQLDIKVDVLLGDFDRGFDPQYYQEKQYPLEIVVAPNQDKTDLEKAFDYLCQRKIPAVNVVWATGKRADHTITNLTSMVPYRDKLKIVIIDDHSKVFLLPRRFEKWYEANTTISLIPVGKVVGIDSENLFYPLKKDHLIIGYKTGSSNHVASDGLVVIEHTDGDLLLMECKD